The following coding sequences are from one Rattus norvegicus strain BN/NHsdMcwi chromosome 11, GRCr8, whole genome shotgun sequence window:
- the Slc25a1 gene encoding tricarboxylate transport protein, mitochondrial precursor, protein MAAPRAPRALTAAAPGSGKAKLTHPGKAILAGGLAGGIEICITFPTEYVKTQLQLDERANPPRYRGIGDCVRQTVRSHGVLGLYRGLSSLLYGSIPKAAVRFGMFEFLSNHMRDAQGRLDSRRGLLCGLGAGVAEAVVVVCPMETVKVKFIHDQTSSNPKYRGFFHGVREIVREQGLKGTYQGLTATVLKQGSNQAIRFFVMTSLRNWYQGDNPNKPMNPLITGVFGAVAGAASVFGNTPLDVIKTRMQGLEAHKYRNTLDCGVQILKNEGPKAFYKGTVPRLGRVCLDVAIVFVIYDEVVKLLNKVWKTD, encoded by the exons ATGGCTGCGCCTCGCGCACCCCGCGCTCTGACGGCTGCCGCTCCCGGGTCCGGGAAAGCCAAACTGACGCACCCCGGGAAGGCGATCCTAGCAG GCGGCCTGGCTGGAGGCATCGAAATCTGCATCACCTTCCCGACCGAATACGTGAAGACTCAACTACAGCTAGATGAACGCGCGAACCCACCGCGGTACCGGGGCATTG GGGACTGCGTGCGGCAAACTGTCCGCAGCCATGGCGTCCTGGGCCTGTACCGCGGCCTCAGCTCCTTGCTCTACGGCTCCATCCCCAAGGCGGCTGTCAG GTTTGGGATGTTCGAGTTCCTCAGCAACCACATGCGGGATGCCCAAGGTAGACTGGACAGCAGGAGAGGACTGCTGTGCGGTCTGGGTGCCGGCGTGGCAGAGGCAGTGGTAGTCGTGTGCCCCATGGAGACCGTGAAG GTGAAATTCATCCATGACCAGACTTCCTCCAATCCAAAGTACCGAGGATTTTTCCATGGGGTTAGAGAGATTGTTCGGGAACAAG GGCTAAAGGGGACATACCAAGGCCTCACAGCTACTGTACTGAAGCAGGGCTCAAACCAAGCCATCCGATTCTTCGTCATGACCTCCCTACGCAACTGGTACCAAG GAGACAACCCCAACAAGCCTATGAACCCACTGATCACCGGGGTCTTTGGAGCTGTCGCAGGTGCAGCCAGTGTCTTTGGGAACACACCCTTGGATGTGATCAAGACCAGGATGCAG GGCCTGGAGGCACACAAATACCGGAACACCCTGGACTGTGGAGTGCAGATCCTGAAGAATGAGGGGCCCAAGGC ATTCTACAAGGGCACCGTTCCCCGGCTGGGCCGAGTCTGCCTGGACGTGGCCATCGTATTCGTCATCTATGATGAAGTGGTGAAGCTGCTCAATAAAGTGTGGAAGACGGACTAA